The genomic window aaaacaaatcaatgacaatttaaatattcaaaaacatgaatcaaatttgattgtttttgaagCCATGTGAGAGTACAATATCACTATAACAATATGCTTAGACTTAGGTATCTGACTGTCATTGCAGCTTTGGAGACCAGAGCAATTACCCGCTGGGACGTCCATAAGTACGCCAGAGAGGCTTACAATGCAGGAATTCGCTACATTGGCGGCTGCTGTGGATTTGAAGCGTACCATATCAGAGCTATAGCTGAAGAGTTCGCTGTAGAGCGAGGATTCCTCCCACCAGCCTCAGAGAAGCATGGACTCTGGGGAGCTGCTCTGGAGATGCACACTAAACCCTGGGTCAGAGCCAGGTAAGACTGAGCAGAAACAAAGCTACTGTGGATAAAACATGGCTGCATTAAACAGTTTAACAAAAGACCAAtcaacagttttatttactgtGCATATGGGGGCATAGTGACAGCTATAACAAAGTgattaaagtaataaaagagACTTTATAATGAGTGTTTCTGCTCTGCACAATGCTGGTTTACAGCCAACTAATGTACCACCCTTTTATCTTCAGGGCTCGTCGAGAGTACTGGGAAAACCTTTTGCCGGCTTCTGGACGCCCTAAATGTCCGTCCATGTCCACACCAGCTGCTGATTACGAAAAAGAGATGGACCCTTAACATGTTATTATCATAACTTGTAGTCTTGACCGTACAACTTAATGTATTGTTTTGCAGCATGGCCAACTGGCTCAGTCATGAAACCACCTGCTGGGTTTGAGATTTAGcagttttcctcttcttttctgtcactgtgtgtACTATCAATAAACACTCTAGCAAGTTGCAGATAACAACacagttattttgttttttgttcataCGTGTGataattgtaaataaaaaagaaaagaaaaaaaggttgaattaaaaaaatgtagattcaTTTTTGTAATGTGCTGTTGAATAttttaataagaaataaatcaatgaaaatgtaacttcttcttccaactttttaaaaagaaatatgtaaCCAGGTATTCTTATTTGAAACAAAATATATGTTTCTGTTAACTTTAAGCAAGATTTACCAAGTTTGCTTACTATGGTAAGTGAAATGTATTAGCCAAGTATGGTGCATGGAAGCAACATTTTTGAATTTTGTAATGTTTCTCAGGAAATGTAGGCCTAatacttttacttttcttttacgGTGCAAGTGATATTAGATTTCTATCTGCTTAGTACAATCATAGACTCTATGAGAATATTGGGAGACAACAGCTGGGGGCGGGCTGTGCAAAGGGGGAGTGCCGCTGTTATGTGTAGGCCTACAGCCTGCAGAGCCTGTTCAGCTGCAAGACCTTACAAGATGTAATCAGCCTTCGGGTGGGAGAGCTGTGAAGGTGACAGACACCAACTTTCTCACTTGTAGTTCCTCTCTGCGCCGACTCGAAAAAGCCTTTCATTCACAATTTCTTTTTTGACTGAGCTAGCGTGGCATTGTGTATAATGGAGGGCAAAAGGAGGGTAAGTCAAAGAAGTTTTCTTGCACTTGTTGATACTTGATGTGAGGCCAAGTCTAGTCTCTCTAGTAGAGTTTGGAGTGCATTAACCAAATACCAGATTATTTGAAACCATGAATTCACTTTGAAGAACCCTCTATCTAGTAGGCCTACATTGCATTTTAGCATGAGATGCTAAAGAGTAGCCCACAATCTGAGCTGAGAATATTGACATCACAGTTACAGTTTtgtcattgaaataaaaaaataaacaattaaagtATCCATTTTCATTTCTCTGGGATATGACATTTGCTGTATTTTATACAAGAGAGATTAGGATGCCAAATGCTGTCACATTTTCTGAGGAGAAGGAACAATTGCACAGTCTATTGGAAGAACCAACACCTTGTTCACATGTTGGCTGACTTATTGCGGTTgcagtgtattttttaaaattacctACTTAGAGGATTGTTGCCAAATATGCAAGCACTAAGTCATTCACACCATTTCCAGAAGACTTCCTTCAGAGTGCATCATGACATAACATCATACCTGAGCATCAGCTCTGCTTTTTACTCTTCATCCTGAGGGGACATGTTCTATCTTATTGTAAACACATGCTTCTCACAAGAGCAGCAACCAActgtcagtgtgtttctgtttggtgTTTGTCTGCACTCAGGGTATCTTGGAGCGCCTGAATGCTGGAGAGGTGGTCGTAGGTGATGGAGGTTATGTGATGCAGCTTGAGCGGCGTGGTTATGTGAAGGCCGGACACTGGACACCTGAAGCTGCTGTTGAACATCCTGAAGCAGGTGAGACAAACCACTTAAAGCCAAAACAATGACCCCAAACAAAGCTCCAAACTAGTTGGTGTTAAATTCAAACACTTCCCAGAAATGTCTTATGTAAGCAAATTATAAACTTCAACAGCAAAGCTCTTAAAGAGTGATTTTGACAGAGAATATCTAATAAAGTAGGGCTGCAAAATTAACAAATACGTGTGGTAGACACTGTTGCCACAATTTGCAAGTAACTAAAACCTCTCGACTCTGGTCAAAACTAAAACTTTGTGGGCCCTCTCTTGGCTTGGTAGCTAATTCTTTCCCCTTTCCCTTATTAGTAACTCAAAAAGCATTACTCTACTCctacattttgaaatatttacatgtttatttgttgaacGCTGTTTTTATCTGTTCAGAATGTATCCATGGGTTTCCCAACAAGtcacttctcttcctccttgtcAGTGCGGCAGCTACACAGAGAGTTCCTGAGAGCAGGAGCCAACGTGATGCAGACATTCACCTTCTACTGCAGCGAGGATAAGCTGGAGATCAGTGGAAATGTCACCACCATCACTGTAATGATGATCAAATGAGTAAATCTCATATCACCATATATATTGTTTACATGAGGAGATTACATTCTGCTCTCATCTGATCCAGGGAGCTCAGATCAATGATGCAGCCTGTGACCTGGCCAGGGAGGTGGCAGAGGAAGGTGGTGCGCTGGTGGCTGGGGGTGTGTCCCAGACTCCCTGTTACATAAAAAGTCACAACCAGAGTGAGGTCAAGGCGATCTTTAAGAAGCAGCTGGATGACTTCTTAAAGAAGGACATTGATTTCTTTATGGTGGAGGTATGTgcagttgtttatttgtttaaaccTGCAGGCGTAAGAATATGAACTCAACAGTGAATAAAATAACAGTAGTTGTGATTGTCATGACTATGTAGTTCTAAACACCTTGTTTGCCTTGTCCTCTCATGGTTTAGCTTTTAATAAACTTTGCAGATTGCACCATGTGCTTCCTGCCCAGCTGcaaaattcaaacaaaagtTAGATATTGAGAATTTGAGCACCCACAATGCAGAAAAATAATTGATGATTCCACTAGTATTATGTACtgtctacatttttttaattcttcattTTCTAAgccaaatatttatttataaaagcatgTTATTCGCAGTTTTTCAACCATGTTGAAGAGGCCGTGTGGGCAGTAGAGGTGATGAAGACAGGCGGTATACCAGTGGGTGCAACACTGTGCATCTCCCCTCAGGGAGACATGAATGGAGTCACACCTGGAGAGTGTGCCGTCAGGCTGGTCAAAGCAGGTACACTGAGCTTCTATGATCGGAGACCTCATGTGTCTAGAGTCATCTTGTACCTTAACCATCTGAatgagtttttttaatttatgtttacATCTGCAGGAGCTGACATTGTTGGGATAAATTGTCACTTGGATCCACTGATATGTCTTCGCACTGTGCAGTTGATGAAAGAAGGATTAGAGAAAGCTGGTCTGAAAGCTCATCTCATGATCCAGCCTTTGGGCTTTCACACACCTGAATGCAACCACACTGGATACCCAGGCCTTCCAGAGTTCCCCTTTGGTCAGCATTTTCTTTTATGCACTCTAGTTATGaaaatttgtgtttttcaatTTTGCTTTTTATAGTAGATTAAATTATGAGGACAGAACAATGCATGGGGAAGTTTATGgttattttaacttttcaaaGTCCTAATGTGTGAATAAACACAATTCTAAATTGCCTATTCTTAAGTGTCTGACTTCCATTCCAGCTTTGGAGACCAGAGTAATTACTCGTTGGGATGTCCACAAGTATGCCAGAGAGGCTTACAATGCAGGAATTCGCTACATTGGTGGCTGCTGTGGATTTGAGCCGTACCATATCAGAGCTATAGCTGAGGAGCTGACTGCAGAACGAGGATTCCTTCCACCAGCTTCAATGAAGCATGGACTCTGGGGAGCTGCTCTGGAGATGCACACTAAACCCTGGGTCAGAGCCAGGTAAGACTGAGCAGAAACAAAGTTACTCACATCATTTTGACAATACCTGGTAATGCGACTAAGCAAGGTTTTcaggaaatgtgtgtttctgctaaCTTAAATCACATTTTTCACAGAGCTCGTCGGGAGTACTGGGAAAACCTTTTGCCTGCTTCTGGACGTCCTAAATGCCCGTCTATgtcaacaccagcagatgaaTAAGTGAAATTATCAATAACCTGACCAACACAAACACCTCTCCCGAACAAAAATCTGTATCCTGCTGATTTTTCAATAAAGAATAATCTATGAAAATGTTaatctcttcttttttcaacGAAATATGTAACCACATATTCTTAttagacacaacacaacacaacacaacataacataacataacataacataacacaacataacataatatatgTCTGTTAGGTTTAACATGTGTAATGACCAAAATTACCATTTACAGTTAACTGCCTTGCCCAAGTGTTGTGTATGGATGCTtaattttttaaaggaaaatacGTTTTGTTATGTTTCTGAAGGAATCAGTGGTGTTCTCAGGCCCAACAGACTGGCTCTCAAACCATAAACCAGGCCCACTCTGCTTCTGAGGGAGCTACTAGCTTTGCTTCATTGTTATGGTAAAGCATTGAGGTGCAGGagagaaaaaactaaaacaggaaACCTCCTGTATGCCATGAGGCACGACTACATAGAAAGCTGTGATCAACAAAGATCTGCTTCTAgtagcatttaaaaaaaccttTTTTAAGCTCTTCAGTTTACTGTCCCTTCTTGGCATTTTGTAATGATAAGGTAGTTGCACAACAGACTGGGTTCTGGGATGTCAAAAAATGTAAGCGGGCCAACTGGGCAGTAGGTAGCCTGGAAGTTACAGAATTTTGGTTACAGAGACATTTGATCTGTAATTTTTCAcatgagcattttaaaacagaacagTTTTATGTAAATCAAATATGcatacttaaataaaaaaagaaatcatgaGTATTAGTTTGAACTGGTTTGAACTCAAAAGCCTTGCATGACGACCAAGACATAAAATGAGGTTAAGATTCAataagaatcaagaaagcttgATTGCCAAGTGAgatcacacacaaggaatttgacgtggtgaatggaacagtGGTactcaacaacaagacagtaaggacaataaatatagacaactaattaaaataattcTAAGTAAAAGTACTATCTCTACAAAGAAGTAAGTACTATTTAAAGACACAAGTGCACATTTTAGCAGatgtatataataataaattaggTTATGGCCTAAATTATAGGCCACCTTTTCATGTTGTATGTATTGTAAGAGCATAGGGGAGGGTATATTAACACTTTTTATTCTCTGGAAGGGCATCCAGGGTAACTTTTATTCAGATTATCCACTGGAAGGGCAGCATCCTTTGAGTACACCACTGTAAGGAATGGTAATACTTAACAGCGGTATAAGTGGTTTAAGTAAATATGTACCCATTGATTTTACGCTAAAAGGGAAAGAGGAACGGCTTGGGGCGGATCGTTTAAAGTGGGAGTGTCGTTGTTGGATCTCTATTTAAAGTCCTCCAACCTGCTTAGCGTGTGCAGCTGCAGATCTCCGCTGGGAAAGCTGTCACGCCTGTAGATCACCTCTGTGCAGACTTTATAACGCTTTTATTTCGCATTTTCATTAACCAATAAACTAGCGAGACATTATCTACAATGGAAAACAAGAGGAGGGTAAGTCAAAGAAGCAATATAAAGCTTTGTTGCACATGTTCAAACTTTAGCAGTTGGCAGGCTGAGTCTACTATCTGGTGTACATTTGTGGAGTGAATTAACCGAATACGAAagacatttaaaactttaagtCACGTTACATAAGTCATAATCTACCGAACTTTGAGATGCAAAGTGTCAATCTGAAATTCTGAAAAGAAGCATAAAAACTATGAGCAGATGTTGACCTCACAGTTTAACCTTTTTCATTGACAttgtgtaaaaaataaacatttcatgttttaagaTACATGAACCATACTGGACATTTTATATAACAGAGATTAGCAGGACACATTCTGTCACATATTACCTATTCAGAATATTGGCTTACTTATTGCAGATGCATTGTAAATCTTAAAAATTAACTTTTCAGAGTATTGGAGCCCAATAAACAATGTGTTACACTCATACCATTTCCATGAGACTTTGTCAGAGTTTGCTTCTCTACCTTTAACCCTTCAGCATAAGAAACCTTGAGCCAaccatctgtgtttctgtttggtgTTTGTTTGCACTCAGGGTATCTTGGAGCGCCTGAATGCTGGAGAGGTGGTCGTAGGTGATGGAGGTTATGTGATGCAGCTTGAGCGGCGTGGTTATGTGAAGGGGGGACACTGGACACCTGAGGCTGCTGTTGAACATCCTGAagcaggtaaaaaaaatcctgcaaatGGTCATACAAACTGACAGAGTCCATGTATTTGAGATAGTTTTTGTGTTTGGTCAGTTATTTTGTGGTAAATCCAAACACCTTGTAGAACCATGCGCCATGTAAGCCAATTataaacttttaacatttaagctCTTACAAGGGTTGTCACCAATACACAGCAATTTGCAATTTAGATAAAATCTTGGCACTGGGTGAATTGAGTTCTCTGTGGGACTGGCCTTGTTGGTATCCTTGCACCTTTATCTAATTAATCACAAAAGCAGTctactgttttttaaattgatttattgaaAGGGCCTTTCATCTGATCAAAATGTATATAGTTAAGATTATCAAACAAGtcacttctcttcctccttgtcAGTGCGGCAGCTACACAGAGAGTTCCTGAGAGCAGGAGCCAACGTGATGCAGACATTCACCTTCTACTGCAGCGAGGATAAGCTGGAGATCAGTGGAAATGTCACCACCATCACTGTAATGATGATCAAATGAGTAAATCTCATATCACCATATATATTGTTTACATGAGGAGATTACATTCTGCTCTCATCTGATCCAGGGAGCTCAGATCAATGATGCAGCCTGTGACCTGGCCAGGGAGGTGGCAGAGGAAGGTGGTGCGCTGGTGGCTGGGGGTGTGTCCCAGACTCCCTGTTACATAAAAAGTCACAACCAGAGTGAGGTCAAGGCGATCTTTAAGAAGCAGCTGGATGACTTCTTAAAGAAGGACATTGATTTCTTTATGGTGGAGGTATGTGCAGTTGATAGTGCGTACTTAAACCAGcagtcataaaaacacaaactcaacAGTGAATTAAGTAACAGTATTGGTGATTGTTATGACTATGCAGTCATGAGACCTTGATTGTCTTATCATCTCATGGTTTAGCTTCCAATAAACTCTGCTGATTGCACCATGTGCTTCCTGCCCAGCAGCAAAATTCAGACACCAGCTAGATATTGAGAATTTGAGCACCCacaatgcagcaaaaaaaaaaaaacaacccaaaaaacagtgtttgCATTTTTGCTTTTTACATTCTTAATTTCCAAAGCcaatatttgtgttttaacaAGCATATTATTCCTACAGTATTTTGAGCATGTTGAAGAGGCCGTGTGGGCAGTAGAGGTGATGAAGACCAGCGGTAAACCAGTGGGTGCAACACTGTGCATCTCCCCTCAGGGAGACATGGATGGAGTCACACCTGGAGAGTGTGCCGTCAGACTGGTCAAAGCAGGTACAATGAGCTTCTGTGATCTATAACCTCACGTAAGAAAGTCCGGAGTCATCTTGTACCTTTACCATCTTAATggctttttttatgtttacctGAATAGGAGCGGACATTGTTGGAATAAATTGCCACTTGGACCCGATGACGTCTGTACGTACTGTGAAGTTGATGAAACAAGGATTAGTGAAAGCTGGTTTGAAAGCTCATCTCATGGTGCAGCCTTTGGGCTTTCACACACCTGAGTGCAACCACACTGGATACCTAAGCCTACCCGAGTTCCCCTTTGGTcagcatgtttctttttcttgttacaggataaaaacaataaataaatctgaaatgGTTGTTGGTTTtacaatatttgtttttatatactATATGGATGTACAAATGTTTGTATGCTTGTGACGTTTTTGTGCgtttttacttttcaaaatCATCATGCTCATTGAATACCTAAACATAAATATTCAACCTCATTCCAGCTTTGGAGACCAGATCACTTACTCGCTGGGACATCCACAAGTTTGCCAGAGAGGCTTACAATGCAGGAATTCGCTACATTGGTGGCTGCTGTGGATTTGAGCCGTACCATATCAGAGCTATAGCTGAGGAGCTGGCTGCAGAACGAGGATTCCTACCACCAGCTTCAATGAAGCATGGACTCTGGGGAGCTGCTCTGGAGATGCACACTAAACCCTGGGTCAGAGCCAGGTAAGACTGAGCAAAAACTAAGCAGCTCACATCATTTTGACAATACCTGGTAATGTGACTAGGCAAGGTTTTcaggaaatgtgtgtttctgctgactTCATCCATATTTTTCACAGGGCTCGTCGGGAGTACTGGGAAAACCTTTTGCCTGCTTCTGGACGTCCTAAATGCCCGTCTATGGCCACACCAGCAGATGAATAAGTTAAATTATCAATAACCTGACCAACACAAACACCTGTCCACAAcaaaaatctttattgtcctgCTGATTTTTTAATAAAGAATTATCTATGAAAATGTTAATCTCTTctttatttaacaaaatatgTAACCAAGTTTGATTATCAACAACCTGGTTAGCACAAACACCTGTCTCTGTTTTACAACAGTTTTTACAACTAAGCTGAAGtcagacatttatttttactaCCCCTTCAAACTGTATTAGTATTGaaattaatagaaaataaaataaaaaatgtgtaaagcatTAAAAATTGCTAATAAACTTCAAATGAAtgcatttcttctttctttacacCAATATTCTTGAAACAAGTTTTGGGGCACTGAAGAAAAAATGGGCTATTCTTTTACGTTGGTCCTTTGGTCAGAAAAGATCACTGTACACACTGAAAAAAGTCGCCAGAAACACAAAGTGAATGTGggaaaagttttctttttttccaaatgtgATCATTTCCCCTTTAAAAACTTTACATAAACTAACTTATGATAAGTTATTTTAGTACATGCTTCCATCAATGTTCTGCAGTGCACATGTTGGAGTAAATATGTTTGGAGTGAGCCAAAAACAGTTTTCGCTCTACCTCACTCTCTGTTATCATTATCAGTGTGTCACTTATTAACATGAATCCGGGTAAAAGTCAGGTTAAATGAGGAGAAAGGTGATGGCCATATAAGGTGATAAAAGTTTGCAAAAGGGATTGTtatgtaagaaataaaatacatttggcCTCAGGGTGGGGTATAGTCAGTCTTCACTTTCTCTAACAGTACTTCTTCCCCCTCTGTGCTCATCAGCAATGTGAAGCATGATGAGCTAAAATCAATCAAGACTTTTGATAAATATTTTTCATGAGGAGTAAATAAAGGCTGCTAGATGTTCAGCAGGTAAGGTCCTGTCTTCGTAAACAAACCCACAACCCTCATAGAAACCAAtgaaagacatgaaacactCACAAAATGATGTAAAGCCCTCCACTGACCACTGCAGCACACATttgtcattacattttctagtATTATTTATGACACTTGGGTAGCCAGGAAGTCCCAACGATACAAAAGACCAAGATTACGATTACCAGGATTTGACCTTGGACAGTGGAGATTGCTAATTGTTTTACTGTGGAACCAGTCAGATATATAATTATCAGAAACATGAGAGTCAGAAGTTTCCCTGCTCATTTTACTGCACAGTCCAATCAATCTGTCCAATTTATGACATGTATAATTTTCTCTTGTATACTAAACTGAAAGAGACTGCAATCCCCTTTAAATACTTAAAAGCTATAAATATTCATCATTCTCTCTGAATAAATTTTAGCCatgagtttttttattattctgtctcAGAACCATGCAGAATGTGAGATAAAATGTGATTTAATAGATGATGTGCCTCTGGAGGAGGATGGGGTTTGATTAAGTTTGATTGGGAATAAATCTAAACTTGCTTTATACAGTATTATCTCTCTAGTGCTAATTAATCCATctatatttttctcaatatcaAGAGGacataaaaacatcagaaacagCAGTGGGAAAACAGAAGTCAGAAATCATGAATAGTACTGCCTGTGgacaaaaaacaaactggtcTATTTTATGTTCTATTGATTTTTGTCATTAAAACACTAAGTACTCCTTCACTGTCTTATCAGAGCCTGACTGGTTTTTAAACATGTCTATCAGACCTTAAATGAGCTTGTGGGTCTGGGTAATTTACTTGATTTCTGATACTTCTGTATTTTTCAACTTACATCTTCTGATTTCTACTTCTTAAAATTGTCTCTGTATCTCCATATATtgtttatatgtatgtgtgttttgtgttgtcatTACTCTAAAAGCACCAGGTTCCACCGAGATTTGAACTCGGATCGCTGGATTCAAAGTCCAGAGTGCTAACCATTACACCATGGAACCATACATTGACATGCATGTACATGAGTCTTTATCACATCTTTTCTTCACAGTATGaaaaatacagtacattttAGTTTCCATTTGCTCTCAATCATCTTAACTTTCataaaatcttgatttaaaatatttattgcaAAATATTTGATTTCTCTGCTAGacaacatgttttaatattCAATGAATCATTGGACTTAATGACCTTAATAACAACTTTCTCTGAACTGCAACTAACTCTGCATAGTTTTGCCTGTGGAGTTGTCCTCATGTATGCAGTCATAAGTTTATGAATGTGTCAATCCTGGTTAATATTTGGTGCATTGGAGGTTTTTAGTGGAGTTTAGACATATATAAGAATAACTTGGGGGACTTCGTTGCAGTGAGCTCACAGCTTTTAAATTCAATAGTTTCCAAGCAGTAGCGATAAATCATACGTTGCTTGTTGTGGACATGTGCCTGTCCATGTTATACATCAGAGGAGCATTAGGCCCCTTACCACAACTCCAACTACATCTCTATCCTGAAACCCACATAAGACAAAAGAGTAATAAAGTGAGTTGGGATAACATTTGATATGAATTGGCGGTAcataattaaagattgattgattgagtgattgaagTGAAATGCTATAGGGAGGTGACAAAATAAAGTCTACTGTATAACCTGTCAAAAAATCTATTTTGATAATGTTATTTGAAACGATATTATCTGTATGTATGAGTATGAGAGAGACACAGGTTTCCATGAAGAATGCAAACACACTGCTACACAGATGTTGGTGCAAAAGTGTCTGTTCTCAGGGCTATAGTCATTAAAGGCTGATACCATTTTCCATTTCTCTCTTACTCAATTCAGCCACATGTGTAAACCATAACACTCAACAGCTCCTTCACTTGGCAAAACCACCAGATTGCTTTGGGTATTTTTCTGTGTATATGTAACTAATTCAATGACATTTTGCAGCATGATGCCTTTTTGAATTTCATTTGCAGGGTATGTTTTGTCATTGTTATTATGCCTTTGCAAATCGTTTCAATATCATGATTTCAGGGCCTATGTAAGAAAGTGGGCCACCAAAGATTAAAGAACCTTATCTAGGTGAACTTAGCACCTAAATCATTTCACAGTACCATTAGGCTACTCCATCCCTTGTCTTAAAAATGAGTGAACCAGTCAATCACAAAGAAGTTTTGTTGCCACGCAGGGAGGCTAGTGTAGATAAAGGCCTCCCGTTTGaatctgttatttatttatttacctatttatttattttatttatttatatttttaaggcATCTATATAGGCATTTGCATAGTGTGCTCACTACTGCAGCTACTCTGCAAACCATCCCACACTGCTCCAAAACGTCATCACGTCCCTACGTGCCCTACTCAAAATGAGATTCTGACGTTGCCTTTACATTCCGCTCGGATCTTTCTGGATTGCGACAGCAAAAGAGACTTGCCCTCCGCAGTATTCGCAAGACTTAAGTGATTCGCTTTTCATTTAAACCTTCATGACAGGCTAGTTATATCTAACAACGCTATGGCAGTAATAACTAAACAATGAAGGCTATTTAAAAAGCAGGAAAAGGTCTAACCTACTGATGCGTAAAGCTCATACTCTGGAAATTCCGACTTTTTTTTACAAGACGTGAAGATAGCTCTGTTATTTTTTTGCGTATGAGGTTTTGTTGAGCAAACGATGAAGAAAACATGGCACTGTTATGAGTTTGAAGACGATGCCAACCCATCTTAAGACAATGCAACTGGACACACGACTTTATCACAGTCACCCATGGCCTCCGTCTGATGTGTTGAAACGATGAGAGATGTGGTTTCTGGATCCCTCTGGTACTTAATGATGAGAAAGGAGGTCTGGAGGAGCCGAGACATCGAGAATAACGGAACACCGAGAGACGCATCGACCGCTGGAGGACCTGGTAAACACACAGTCCCGTCTGGTGTGTTTAGAGAAGAGTCttgcgtggtcagagagctgaTGTCAAAGCTGGGATAAAGAGTTCAAGGCAGGTGGGCCAGAGATGGGAAATGACTCCACGGTGCACAGCATTCATCCGCTGGAGTGAAGGAGGAGGATAGCCCTTCATGCACAATATTGAGAACATTGTATCTTAACACGATTTATTACACTTGAAACGACCATTGCACGGTAAATACACGGGTTTTATTGAAGCGTTTTTATTAGTGTCCCATCACTTTGCAGAAATGTCCTTCACGATGGAGGATCATTTGGAGTCGGGGTGGGTAGCTGTTCGCCCGAGTGCGTTTGAAGAGAAGGAAAAGCACAAATTTGTTTTTATCGTCGCCTGGAATGAGGTGGAGGGTAAATTCGCCATTACCTGTCACAACAGGACGGTACAGAGGAGAAGCTTTGGCAGGGACCCTTTACTAGAGGCGACCAGCCAGGATGGGGACAAAACAAAATGGCCCGAAAGTCCTGTCAGGGATAAAGTATCAAGGAGCCCGAGCAAGGGAGCCAAGGAGGCTGTGGCGAAAGGCTACAGTCCTAAAAACAAGCCAATGATTGCAACAAAACCAAGTCCTGTCAAAATTCCAACTGTGATTAAATCTGCGGCATACCCTGTTAGTCCTGAT from Notolabrus celidotus isolate fNotCel1 chromosome 9, fNotCel1.pri, whole genome shotgun sequence includes these protein-coding regions:
- the LOC117818746 gene encoding betaine--homocysteine S-methyltransferase 1-like isoform X2, whose translation is MQLERRGYVKAGHWTPEAAVEHPEAVRQLHREFLRAGANVMQTFTFYCSEDKLEISGNVTTITGAQINDAACDLAREVAEEGGALVAGGVSQTPCYIKSHNQSEVKAIFKKQLDDFLKKDIDFFMVEFFNHVEEAVWAVEVMKTGGIPVGATLCISPQGDMNGVTPGECAVRLVKAGADIVGINCHLDPLICLRTVQLMKEGLEKAGLKAHLMIQPLGFHTPECNHTGYPGLPEFPFALETRVITRWDVHKYAREAYNAGIRYIGGCCGFEPYHIRAIAEELTAERGFLPPASMKHGLWGAALEMHTKPWVRARARREYWENLLPASGRPKCPSMSTPADE
- the LOC117818944 gene encoding betaine--homocysteine S-methyltransferase 1-like; the encoded protein is MENKRRGILERLNAGEVVVGDGGYVMQLERRGYVKGGHWTPEAAVEHPEAVRQLHREFLRAGANVMQTFTFYCSEDKLEISGNVTTITGAQINDAACDLAREVAEEGGALVAGGVSQTPCYIKSHNQSEVKAIFKKQLDDFLKKDIDFFMVEYFEHVEEAVWAVEVMKTSGKPVGATLCISPQGDMDGVTPGECAVRLVKAGADIVGINCHLDPMTSVRTVKLMKQGLVKAGLKAHLMVQPLGFHTPECNHTGYLSLPEFPFALETRSLTRWDIHKFAREAYNAGIRYIGGCCGFEPYHIRAIAEELAAERGFLPPASMKHGLWGAALEMHTKPWVRARARREYWENLLPASGRPKCPSMATPADE
- the LOC117818746 gene encoding betaine--homocysteine S-methyltransferase 1-like isoform X1, which translates into the protein MEGKRRGILERLNAGEVVVGDGGYVMQLERRGYVKAGHWTPEAAVEHPEAVRQLHREFLRAGANVMQTFTFYCSEDKLEISGNVTTITGAQINDAACDLAREVAEEGGALVAGGVSQTPCYIKSHNQSEVKAIFKKQLDDFLKKDIDFFMVEFFNHVEEAVWAVEVMKTGGIPVGATLCISPQGDMNGVTPGECAVRLVKAGADIVGINCHLDPLICLRTVQLMKEGLEKAGLKAHLMIQPLGFHTPECNHTGYPGLPEFPFALETRVITRWDVHKYAREAYNAGIRYIGGCCGFEPYHIRAIAEELTAERGFLPPASMKHGLWGAALEMHTKPWVRARARREYWENLLPASGRPKCPSMSTPADE